From Anopheles darlingi chromosome 2, idAnoDarlMG_H_01, whole genome shotgun sequence, the proteins below share one genomic window:
- the LOC125950251 gene encoding protein C1orf43 homolog yields MEELSGVMIVLIIGGGVLGVTMCFIFAKRQIVRFTLRQRRGPHVSVGHDAKKSIKREIERRLDSIQKIYYEPKLIWDEKKDGDKYILQPDSKLPPYYWRMKAVDDVKELEREITKQDGSTRHPRDSLRAFLLTTLAAPLNGSGQKLIHQFCDMYDRARHDPLEFGEEEYQGYQRLLKKLTEAAKMLKSYSSSRKSSPNRTPVKKQSKMQSLLDPARLRPPPVALTASTDGSTDTMTGNTRMNLSLAVQLQQQQQQQQQFQQPELEENEILSISQYHGETGLSKIEMV; encoded by the exons ATGGAGGAGCTGTCGGGTGTGATGATTGTGCTGATCATCGGCGGAGGAGTGCTCGGGGTAACGATGTGCTTCATATTCGCCAAGAGGCAAATTGTTCGATTCACCCTGCGGCAGCGCCGTGGACCTCACGTCTCCGTTGGCCACGACGCGAAGAAG TCCATAAAGCGAGAAATAGAGCGACGGCTCGATTCCATACAAAAGATTTACTACGAACCGAAGCTTATCTGGGACGAAAAGAAGGATGGTGACAAGTACATCCTTCAGCCGGATTCGAAGCTGCCACCGTACTACTGGCGCATGAAGGCCGTCGACGATGTGAAGGAGCTCGAGCGCGAGATAACCAAACAGGATGGATCCACTCGGCATCCCAGGGATAGTCTAAGGGCCTTTTTGCTCACAACTTTGGCCGCACCACTGAATGGCTCTGGCCAGAAATTGATCCATCAGTTCTGTGATAT GTATGATCGTGCTCGACACGATCCGCTTGAATTCGGTGAGGAAGAGTATCAGGGCTACCAACGATTGCTGAAGAAATTGACCGAGGC AGCAAAAATGTTGAAATCTTACTCGAGCAGTCGCAAATCGTCACCCAATCGTACACCAGTAAAAAAGCAGTCCAAAATGCAATCCCTTCTTGATCCCGCTCGACTTCGTCCGCCTCCGGTCGCACTCACAGCCAGTACAGACGGCAGTACCGACACGATGACCGGTAACACGCGTATGAACCTTTCACTAGCGGTTcagcttcaacagcaacagcaacagcagcaacagttccaGCAGCCCGAGCTGGAGGA
- the LOC125950247 gene encoding uncharacterized protein LOC125950247, translating into MTPTNTRRPATRNSARKAASSRATKSRTNSPSDSSTEDLLVIDDGAAKSETSRSTTAANSNSQLGMKEQPSMKPKRPVRKRRRIGMDEDDPLFNETFEESIRASAAKNNLTPMCIKKLLKQLVVNDHVFAIVRLKEEEERNRQASLGNQLIDNSVSELSNMDTTKTSSNEADDEDEDEKNHPVPKLTRLKAKQLNQKLISFAPLNAPPSEVAALIRDDLNSDDDDDEYRPGEDDIPSDDETNTTISDVDSQPNTPASGFRTPGHDSEIEAPYAMDGPFKIPKPRFDSHSQSEQEQENIALRTRSKLCLTKTDIETLESTFVPPDITTDMYDIDYDMDQEWKDFLEEFTKPLPNDLEDDDDNDPEYVGAEKVPLDAEEMRPVRVSKKELSELMNELVQMTGIDEETLLDQAFNDVLDTSFDCNQIDRMLNTPLSPSELTTAPDVDKSVPMNNSADVQSSHCTTNSTVPLNDCNSPVQERNCSVFLPDIVSTPHVSRPPFVPESNTIMQSELRRGELTTIQLNGSEPNCPADSGLSAGVDAKTSSKFSLKFVVPVESNFSYDPVTSRLIPNTKEEKRYTFNKTVQPLVLNLTEEQVGFTDFQHQLLQQQLRMHVQLTTQHFLQTYGHPTMWKMAKTFKDMLQELDDISTNKPCVRPCNLETALDCCQSWEDELSVPSDLNDQLREYWRSQEKRMKRPNSKYSCGEFHWRVMEKMLNCKAFIYPALIPYKPFRTVLKPFSSILEAEERLIAFGLELYYEKERKEMKQSSVCRKIDLTRVCYQIAKHLLPNHSYHRVTRLVRSKKYGSIDNPITFYLTYGYAPPFNHTLEIMDFDNIIPLAMYQKGILHHNWDRYLHSVERARRGLTYVAESGSAVQQPVRGGACAAKSTEPPSGVQFQVDILLPGGVVELFKTREEISPTPPVQIPSTVLAPPVIPGAYNVAETAGTSTTLPIISSHSVAPGHDVSVLPGSTSTTTYRINNNSSSNESIQAKLNCDIAPSSTQQQSHASSVSPRRRWTKVDGKENGAPRSRAVANAILYGVLSRYVKLLKTECTAALGGRSEAVKSLVGPIRKVYGHFKLLEVYGRFLGDLRKMSENLTAYRHRYKSLQQFRSLQQDGLWQFAYNSLDGSLIVSARRVASCLVEDRYGMDDKDAVFAFNYYEKVEDVLLAAGRADLLDRFEELIKGFNECDDQATALYRQIEQLLSEEFPDLVDMFLTFLLPGQAVAVGKFMEHFILTNMNDFLEKLNIFFAKQPAQIRKIHACLNELSNEANVTMEQVKQRILPLLKGSTLLSEWFLQLFPTEAAPDVAPGDYETITTKRNPPVDGGDGDGIIYEHVPYVETGPEPPESVVSGSGTSNTIRYIQGRIIYGALPVRLSFLATNCVVPIGANGESAKELQLCDDATLRAHAIRLNPLAHSTKHNSMVASNTATAAENPGVDINGGSSMGLARDVHTSGTIGRHHDDEGSPKKASPKLPIKKRFVSPVSAGRLTPTSGSERTPPPSAQGGVAKKAVNGHTPTAPTPDSKALSTSKKLRTLINAPNAALNETTSSNMEPELVEPVPLALDVTDGSVDSASIASTTDDTEESTIVSANEEDPSDDPALFRNGSEPERTTAVATAAVLMPVPDVTSWTREEDKIILEEMKNGYSTVESFVQTIASKLTERSGEQIRNRFEFLLEVLLKVNQK; encoded by the exons ATGACCCCGACCAACACCCGGCGTCCTGCCACGAGGAATTCCGCCCGAAAGGCCGCCTCTAGCCGTGCTACTAAATCCAGGACGAACTCACCTTCCGACAGTTCAACGGAGGATTTGCTAGTAATCGACGATGGAGCGGCTAAAAGTGAGACTTCGCGTAGCACAACGGCAGCCAACTCGAACAGCCAACTAGGGATGAAAGAGCAGCCATCCATGAAACCAAAGCGTCCCGTACGAAAACG AAGAAGAATAGGGATGGATGAGGATGATCCGCTGTTTAATGAAACCTTCGAAGAATCTATTCGGGCGTCCGCGGCAAAAAACAATCTCACACCGATGTGTATTAAGAAGCTTCTGAAG CAATTGGTCGTTAATGATCATGTTTTTGCGATTGTAAGactgaaggaagaggaagaacgtaACCGGCAGGCAAGCTTAGGAAATCAATTGATAGATAATAGCGTAAGCGAGCTATCGAATATGGATACTACGAAAACTAGCTCCAATGAAGcagacgatgaggatgaagatgagaaAAATCATCCTGTGCCGAAGCTCACGCgattgaaagcaaaacagtTGAACCAGAAACTCATTTCCTTCGCCCCGCTAAATGCACCACCCTCGGAGGTAGCGGCTTTAATTCGCGACGATCTCAActcggacgatgatgatgatgagtaccGGCCGGGAGAAGATGACATTCCTTCGGACGACGAAACCAACACCACGATTTCGGATGTAGATTCACAGCCGAATACGCCGGCTTCCGGATTTAGAACGCCTGGACATGATAGCGAGATCGAGGCACCATATGCGATGGACGGACCGTTTAAAATTCCTAAACCCCGGTTCGACAGCCACTCACAGTccgaacaagaacaagaaaacatAGCTCTGCGAACGCGCTCCAAGTTATGTCTTACGAAAACGGACATCGAAACATTGGAGTCCACCTTCGTACCGCCGGACATAACGACCGACATGTACGATATCGATTATGATATGGATCAGGAATGGAAAGATTTTCTGGAAGAGTTCACCAAACCATTAC CCAACGACTtggaggatgacgatgacaatgATCCGGAATACGTCGGTGCAGAAAAGGTGCCTT TGGATGCTGAAGAGATGCGCCCTGTACGAGTTTCGAAAAAAGAGTTGAGTGAGCTAATGAACGAGCTAGTGCAAATGACCGGAATCGACGAGGAAACGTTGCTGGATCAGGCCTTTAATGACGTCCTTGACACATCGTTTGATTGCAATCAAATCGATCGTATGTTAAACACACCTTTGTCACCATCCGAACTAACAACTGCACCAGACGTCGATAAATCGGTTCCGATGAATAATTCTGCGGATGTACAGTCATCGCACTGCACTACCAACTCGACGGTACCGCTGAACGACTGTAACAGTCCTGTGCAGGAAAGGAATTGCTCGGTGTTTTTGCCCGATATTGTTTCAACTCCACACGTCTCTAGGCCACCATTCGTACCAGAAAGCAATACCATAATGCAGAGTGAATTAAGACGGGGTGAACTGACGACTATCCAGCTAAACGGCTCGGAACCAAACTGCCCAGCTGACTCGGGCTTGAGCGCAGGCGTAGATGCTAAAACCAGTAGCAAGTTTAGCTTAAAGTTCGTTGTTCCCGTAGAATCCAACTTTAGTTACGATCCCGTGACGAGCCGGCTCATACCGAACACCAAAGAGGAAAAGCGTTACACGTTCAACAAAACGGTGCAACCTCTTGTACTGAACCTTACCGAAGAACAGGTCGGATTCACGGACTTTCAGCATCAACtgctacagcaacagctgcgTATGCATGTGCAGCTTACCACGCAGCACTTTCTGCAAACCTACGGTCATCCGACGATGTGGAAAATGGCCAAAACGTTTAAAGATATGTTGCAGGAGCTGGATGATATCAGCACAAACAAACCCTGTGTGAGACCATGTAATCTGGAGACGGCCTTAGATTGCTGCCAAAGCTGGGAGGATGAGTTGTCGGTGCCGAGTGATCTTAACGATCAATTGAGAGAGTACTGGCGATCGCAAGAGAAGCGCATGAAAAGGCCAAACTCAAAGTATTCGTGCGGTGAATTCCATTGGCGGGTGATGGAGAAGATGCTCAACTGTAAGGCGTTCATCTATCCTGCCCTAATACCATACAAACCCTTCAGGACGGTTTTAAAGCCTTTCAGTTCCATCTTGGAAGCAGAGGAACG GTTAATTGCCTTTGGTTTGGAGCTGTATTACGAGAAGGAGCGGAAAGAGATGAAGCAATCGTCGGTGTgtagaaaaatcgatttaaCTAGAGTGTGTTATCAAATAGCGAAACATTTGTTACCAAACCATTCATATCACCGAGTGACGCGATTAGTGCGGTCCAAGAAATATGGTTCCATTGATAATCCCATAACG TTCTATCTAACCTATGGATATGCACCTCCCTTCAATCACACGCTAGAAATAATGGATTTCGACAACATCATTCCGTTAGCAATGTACCAGAAAGGAATTCTGCATCACAACTGGGACCGGTACTTACATTCCGTCGAGCGG GCTAGAAGAGGTCTCACTTATGTAGCGGAATCTGGTAGCGCCGTGCAGCAACCCGTGCGCGGCGGTGCGTGTGCAGCCAAATCGACCGAACCACCATCTGGAGTACAGTTCCAAGTAGACATACTGCTTCCAGGTGGTGTAGTGGAACTATTTAAAACTCGAGAAGAAATCTCACCCACGCCGCCGGTTCAAATACCGTCGACGGTCCTGGCCCCGCCCGTCATTCCCGGTGCTTATAACGTTGCTGAGACCGCAGGGACATCGACAACCCTTCCCATCATATCCTCCCACAGTGTCGCTCCCGGTCATGACGTATCGGTTCTGCCTGGTTCGACTTCAACCACAACCTATCGCATCAATAATAACTCCTCATCAAACGAAAGCATCCAAGCCAAACTAAATTGTGATATCGCGCCAAGttcgacgcagcagcagtcccatGCCAGCTCGGTGTCACCGAGACGAAGGTGGACGAAGGTCGACGGTAAAGAAAACGGCGCACCTCGATCTCGGGCCGTAGCGAACGCGATACTGTACGGTGTGCTGAGCCGTTAcgtgaagctgctgaaaacTGAATGCACGGCGGCCCTCGGTGGACGGAGCGAAGCGGTCAAATCATTGGTTGGTCCGATCCGGAAGGTGTACGGCCACTTCAAGCTGCTGGAAGTGTACGGACGGTTTTTAGGCGATCTGCGAAAAATGAGCGAAAACCTGACGGCCTATCGGCACCGGTATAAGTCCCTGCAACAGTTTCGCTCGCTTCAGCAGGATGGCTTGTGGCAATTCGCGTACAATTCGCTCGACGGTAGTCTGATAGTCAGTGCGCGGCGTGTGGCGTCGTGTCTGGTGGAGGATCGCTACGGCATGGACGACAAGGATGCAGTGTTTGCGTTTAACTACTACGAAAAGGTGGAGGATGTTCTGCTAGCGGCCGGACGAGCCGACCTGCTAGATCGCTTTGAGGAGCTGATCAAGGGTTTCAATGAATGCGACGATCAAGCGACGGCACTGTACCGCCAGATCGAACAACTGTTGAGTGAAGAGTTTCCCGATCTGGTGGATATGTTTCTTACCTTCCTGCTCCCTGGGCAGGCGGTTGCAGTCGGGAAATTCATGGAGCACTTTATCCTCACGAACATGAACGATTTTCTGGAGAAGCTCAACATCTTCTTCGCTAAACAGCCGGCACAGATCCGGAAGATACATGCCTGTTTGAACGAGCTGTCCAACGAGGCGAACGTAACGATGGAACAGGTGAAGCAGCGCATTCTACCGCTGCTTAAAGGGAGCACGCTGTTGagtgaatggtttctgcagcTCTTCCCCACCGAAGCGGCACCCGATGTAGCTCCCGGGGATTATGAGACGATCACGACGAAAAGAAATCCTCCCGTGGATGGCGGGGATGGAGACGGTATTATATACGAGCATGTTCCGTACGTTGAGACGGgcccggaaccaccggaatcGGTGGTTTCGGGTTCGGGAACATCGAATACCATCCGCTACATTCAGGGCAGAATCATCTATGGAGCCCTACCTGTACGCCTATCGTTTCTGGCCACCAATTGTGTGGTTCCGATTGGGGCTAATGGGGAATCCGCGAAGGAACTGCAGCTATGCGATGACGCAACGTTGAGGGCGCACGCGATAAGGTTGAATCCGTTGGCTCACTCGACGAAACACAATTCGATGGTTGCTTCCAAtacggcgacagcagcagagaacCCTGGCGTCGATATAAACGGTGGAAGTAGCATGGGCTTAGCACGCGATGTACATACCTCTGGTACCATTGGCCGCCACCACGACGATGAAGGTTCTCCCAAAAAAGCATCACCAAAGCttccaataaaaaaacgattcGTTTCACCGGTCTCCGCTGGTCGCCTCACACCTACCAGCGGGAGTgagcgcacaccaccaccgtcggcgCAAGGTGGAGTCGCAAAGAAGGCTGTCAATGGCCATACACCAACCGCACCTACCCCAGACTCAAAGGCTTTATCTACGTCGAAAAAGCTCAGGACGCTTATCAATGCACCAAATGCAGCATTGAACGAAACGACGTCGTCTAATATGGAGCCCGAATTGGTGGAACCAGTGCCACTCGCACTGGATGTCACCGATGGTTCCGTAGACTCTGCCTCAATCGCTTCTACCACTGATGACACGGAGGAGTCAACGATCGTCAGTGCGAACGAAGAGGACCCTTCGGACGATCCGGCGTTGTTCCGGAATGGATCGGAACCGGAGCGTACAACAgctgtagcaacagcagctgtccTCATGCCAGTACCTGATGTTACAAGCTGGACGCGGGAGGAGGATAAGATTATTctagaagaaatgaaaaatggatacTCAACCGTGGAGTCGTTCGTTCAGACGATCGCGAGCAAGCTGACGGAGCGTTCCGGTGAGCAGATTAGGAATCGGTTCGAATTTCTGCTCGAAGTGTTGCTCAAAGTGAACCAAAAGTGA
- the LOC125951402 gene encoding sodium channel protein Nach, with translation MEHKLLRRIVSRTKRFIVSFLSSSSAHGVQHLVQGGVHIVERMIWLWCISIGVYGMVALSQRIWNRFQTSPTVISMDRNMFLWNTSFPSLTVCSLHRIDEEKLERYIQERDFDEDDAEQFREFIVLLANVTYNTFLELPMYKTFGIAGNDYMELLYNLSWNFQPTVNSGTTRSLSVQPTVTELGLCLAVNSRIAEYSSYEYWRARRWDRVNEPEPLVVHPLDGEVYGQLIKLESSYEVFFHGSMEVAEISKRHYSFPESYYTTVELHALETLTSRNARELSVSQRQCRFTHEGDMLVFSPVYSYNLCRIECRMRLAYKLCGCVPHFYRPVGKRNFRYRICDFEGLRCLGQRSDEMITLRSKGIDIECRCLPNCDDSNFFIQAHRSREWFLGANLQWGLTDYPKMQLKRDIIFGLSDVFVYIGGLGGFFLGCSLLTFAEFVFFLTWRLYKLYMEV, from the exons ATGGAGCACAAGCTACTACGCCGTATCGTGAGTCGCACGAAGCGATTCATAGTGAGCTTTCTGAGCAGCTCGTCGGCCCACGGTGTCCAGCATTTAGTGCAGGGTGGGGTGCACATCGTCGAGCGCATGATCTGGCTTTGGTGCATCTCGATCGGGGTTTACGGCATGGTGGCACTGTCCCAGCGCATCTGGAACCGCTTTCAAACTTCACCGACCGTCATCTCGATGGATCGTAATATGTTCCTCTGGAACACGAGCTTCCCGAGCCTGACCGTGTGCTCGCTGCACCGTATCGACGAGGAGAAACTGGAACGGTACATCCAGGAGCGGGATTTTGATGAGGACGATGCCGAGCAGTTCCGCGAATTTATCGTCCTGCTGGCTAACGTAACGTATAACACCTTCCTGGAGCTGCCGATGTACAAAACGTTTGGCATCGCCGGAAACGACTACATGGAGCTGCTGTACAATCTGTCGTGGAACTTTCAGCCAACGGTTAACAGTGGCACCACGCGGAGCCTATCCGTGCAGCCTACCGTGACTGAACTAGGGCTTTGCCTTGCCGTGAACTCACGCATTGCCGAATACTCGTCCTACGAATACTGGCGAGCAAGGCGTTGGGATCGTGTCAATGAGCCGGAACCCTTGGTAGTCCATCCACTGGATGGGGAAGTGTATGGACAGCTGATCAAACTGGAGAGTTCCTACGAGGTATTCTTTCACGGGTCGATGGAGGTGGCAGAGATTTCCAAGCGGCACTATTCCTTTCCCGAGTCCTACTACACGACGGTCGAGCTGCATGCGCTCGAGACCCTTACGTCGCGTAACGCACGCGAACTGTCCGTATCACAACGCCAGTGCCGGTTCACGCACGAGGGTGATATGCTAGTGTTTAGTCCGGTATATAGCTATAACCTGTGCCGCATCGAGTGTCGAATGAGGCTGGCTTACAAGCTGTGCGGCTGTGTGCCGCACTTCTATCGGCCTGTGGGCAAGCGTAACTTCCGCTATCGCATCTGTGACTTTGAGGGACTGCGGTGCCTTGGGCAGCGTTCAG ATGAAATGATTACTCTGCGTTCCAAAGGAATAGACATTGAGTGTCGTTGTCTACCGAACTGCGACGACTCGAACTTCTTCATACAAGCCCAT CGTTCTCGGGAATGGTTCTTGGGAGCCAATCTCCAATGGGGACTTACCGATTATCCAAAGATGCAACTCAAGCGGGACATCATATTCGGACTTTCGGATGTATTCG TGTACATAGGAGGTCTCGGGGGATTCTTTCTCGGTTGCAGCCTACTAACGTTCGCAGAATTTGTATTCTTCCTCACCTGGCGTCTGTACAAGCTGTATATGGAAGTCTAG
- the LOC125951407 gene encoding uncharacterized protein LOC125951407, with the protein MAVALNFTAETMDATDNQEYGYRLVNDTFVGSLGDLLYHRSDVSFNVRFIKYYDTHDIDFLKPIYSDQLCILSPKSLEIPEWLAIFLCFHPFVWAVFVTIGFVGGYLWCGLRRWALRKVRLYRMRLQQGDLVPASTLTIELWMVLLGASSIHLPVRGIERLLLLAFLVANVIISGTFQGTLTTAFSTVTYYHDINTLDALDRSGLTIGTSSRSLMDIFGNVTGNPLYQSLKSKLHILNVSARHRAAFERDLCSIERRSDVHLIINTEYKRPNGQPMLHVVEECPRVYSLAHIVRNGWSFAPLFNDAISRFIESGLTRKWSLDMENALTTHKRIQQTMENPEEETLRKLTLVDMQTSFYIVVIGVLVGLSVFAVELFIGK; encoded by the exons ATGGCCGTGGCGCTGAACTTCACGGCCGAAACGATGGATGCAACCGACAACCAGGAATACGGATATCGTCTAGTCAATGATACCTTCGTAGGATCGTTGGGCGATCTGCTGTATCACCGTTCCGACGTCTCGTTTAACGTCCGATTTATAAAGTACTACGACACGCACGACATCGACTTTCTGAAACCGATCTACAGTGATCAGCTGTGCATTCTGTCGCCGAAATCGTTGGAAATACCGGAATGGTTGGCGATCTTCTTGTGCTTTCACCCGTTTGTTTGGGCTGTGTTCGTAACGATCGGTTTCGTCGGTGGTTACCTATGGTGTGGCCTCCGTCGATGGGCACTTCGCAAGGTGCGGTTGTATCGGATGCGATTGCAGCAGGGTGACCTGGTACCCGCTTCGACGCTTACGATCGAACTGTGGATGGTGCTGTTGGGTGCTAGCTCCATACATCTACCTGTCCGGGGTATCGAACGGTTATTGCTCTTAGCCTTCCTAGTGGCCAATGTCATCATATCCGGAACGTTTCAA GGCACACTGACGACTGCGTTCAGTACGGTCACGTACTACCACGACATCAACACCCTGGATGCGCTGGATCGCTCGGGATTAACGATCGGTACATCGTCCCGCTCGTTGATGGACATCTTCGGCAACGTTACCGGCAATCCTTTGTACCAGTCGCTCAAGAGCAAGCTGCACATTCTCAACGTATCGGCACGGCATCGTGCAGCCTTTGAACGGGATCTGTGTAGCATTGAGCGTCGTTCCGATGTTCATCTGATCATTAACACGGAGTACAAGAGACCGAATGGTCAGCCAATGCTGCACGTAGTGGAAGAGTGTCCCCGGGTGTACTCGCTGGCGCACATTGTCCGCAATGGTTGGTCATTTGCGCCGCTGTTCAACGATGCCATCAGTCGATTCATTGAGTCCGGACTGACCCGCAAGTGGTCCTTAGACATGGAAAACGCACTGACGACGCACAAACGCATCCAGCAGACCATGGAGAATCCGGAGGAGGAAACACTTCGTAAGCTAACGTTAGTCGATATGCAGACCTCGTTTTATATCGTTGTTATCGGCGTGCTTGTAGGTCTAAGTGTCTTCGCCGTTGAGTTATTCATCGGAAAATGA